CCAGACTGCCCAAGTGTTTCCCTACCCCTCAGGTAAATCGGAGGAGAttgtgtcaaaatgtgtttaGAAATTTGCCAACGCTTCATTACAAAGCTCTGTAGAACTGAAAAAAGTTGTAGTGTAATAACTTCTGTCTGTGCTGTAGCCCTGAATGAGGAGCAGGAGCAGTTTCTTCGAGAGCTCGTGGGGCCTGTCAGCAAATTTTTTGAGGTAATTTCAAACCTCTTTGACCTTTTGGATAAATTTGTCTGACCGCATGCTTGTAACCTCTCTACATCCCTCATACTCACCCCTCACCCTTCATGTTCCTGCTTCCGGTGGGCAGGAGGTAAATGATCCTGCTAAGAACGATGTCTTGGAGAAGGTAGAAGATCACACCATGCAGGGCCTGAAGGAGATGGGTGCCTTTGGCCTGCAGGTGCCAGTTGACCACGGCGGCCTCGGCCTCTCAAACACACAGGTACGACTCGATAACGCATACACATTAGTAAATATTGTATAGACACATAGCTATGAAAATTTACAGTACTTACATCTTACAGTACGCCCGGCTGGTTGAGATCGTTGGCAGTCATGACCTGGGCGTTGGCATCACTCTGGGTGCCCACCAGTCCATTGGCTTCAAGGGCATTCTGCTTTTTGGAAATCCAGCCCAGAAGGAGAAGTACCTGCCTAAACTGGCCACAGGTAAGAAGACCAGCATTTGATGTTGTCAGTATCTTGATTTACATACATCTTCAGATGTAAATTGTAGCTCTGTTTACAATAGCAAATATGCTCATTATATCGGACAAGGCTTctctatttttattgttgtctgCAGATCccaagaaaagaccaaaaccaacaatgtgttttggCCGGGTTATGCTAGAAAAGAAGTGGTTCGTACGACTTGTTGTCCGACCACGTTTGACATGATAGTTGTTCTGAACGGCCACACTTGAAGGCAGAGTGAAAAGCTGGCAgtcatagagaggggggagacgcggtaattgttaaatattgagATAACGGCACAcattttcagtctctcctggaagataTTCATAGTGCTGTCTCTTTCTTAAAAGGTACAGAAATTGTGGGACATATATACACAGTAGTTTTAGTTACTCAGATAgtagtaaatagtgcatttgttggggactattttcaactgctgattaatacatatttggtgCAGTATTCATGTAGCTCTGCAACCAAGGGAAAATACCACAAcaaattcattaatttcattgtattgaGAAGGAACATAATGTAATGAAGGAAGAATATAGAACTGCTGAAACATTTCTgttgtgcgtgcatgtgtttgACATcgcgtgtgtgtttgtccctCCAGGTGAGCATGTAGCCGCCTTCTGCCTAACTGAACCAGCCAGTGGCTCTGATGCTGCCTCCATCAAGACCACAGCTGTTCAGTCCCCCTGCGGAAAGTACTTCACTCTCAGTGGAAGCAAGATCTGGATCAGGTGAGGACACAGTAGTAGTACGCATAATCAGAATATTGTTACTTTCACCACAAGGGGGCAGCATTGTACAATTTGTCCAGTAACGCAATGTAATGGCGAGAAGTtgcttgtgtctttttttttcataatctGATGCCCCTTTTCTCTTGTCAGCAATGGAGGTCTGGCTGAGATCTTCACAGTGTTCGCCAAGACACCCATGAAGGATCCCAAGACCGGGGAAATGAAGGACAAGATCTCGGCCTTCATCGTGGAGAGGAGCTTTGGAGGAGTGACACAGTGAGCACACCTTTTTCTTTATATTATTGACTGTTTATCACTAGACTCTGTGACGTTTTTGAGCTACggtttcatgttttttatattaatgacaCAGTGGTTGGaattttgcttttctctttccGGACTCATGAAATCtctccatttttttatttcttccccACCTTCTTAATCACAGTGGCCCTCCAGAGAAGAAAATGGGCATCAAGGCGTCCAACACAGCCGAGGTGTATTTTGATAATGTGCGTGTGCCAGCCGACTGCGTGCTAGGTGAGGTGGGCGGAGGTTTCAAGGTGGCCATGAACATCCTGAATAATGGCCGTTTTGGCATGGCGGCCGCCCTCTCTGGCACCATGAAGGGAGTCATCACCAAGGCTGTGAGTAAACTACCTGTAGCACCTAAAATGTAGACAGGAAAGGAAGTGGTGTGAAGATAAGCTTTTCTTATTATTACGACACTATAGTTCCCACTTACAGCTTCACATCTCTATACGTGTTGTTGTGTTTCCCATCTGCTGCATTGCTTTTATCTGTATTGTCTGTTACTCCCCCTCCTTCAATCATGTATTTCCTTCACTGTGGGTTTGTGGGAAATTCCCCTTCTTTTAGTTCACCATTGCCTGTTTCTGCTATGCAACTTTCTGCTGAGGTGACAGGCTCTGAACATTCAAACGTGCTCTGgtcatgtttgttgtttttctcaaacattcacatttttctaGACTGAACTACATGTaaccaaatatgtattttataatgTTAGTAACAGCTTAATTGAATAAggttttttacaaaaaaagcacataAAGGACTACTGTCCTAAATGTGATAATTTTGAACTCTAAATGTTCAACTTGTAATACTGATACTGTTGCACAAGCAGTAGTTTAATGTACGACACAGCAGGAATAGACTTAATGATCCGCCTCATGTACATAGAAACACGATTCATCCTTTTTTGATAGTTGCATcattaataaaaatatcaaccagaggttgttttttcttttctttaatttttgaTGAACACTGCAAATATGTGCCACAAATTTTCCCGTGCAGTAATCATTTTTTGTTTGCAAAGTACTTAATGCAGTGTacaattttttttgcatttttaagatTTCAACGAGTGACTGTTTAAAAAGGTGTCAGAATTAGTAATCAGctatatttaacatgttaatgaAACTAAAATGTGATCATAACAGAAAGTTAAACTCTAAAAACTCATTATCTACTGTTGCCCTGTTAGATGCTCCTCCACTCACAGTAAATGCCCCTATGCCCTATATTTGGCCCTATACAATGTTTAGCTTATCAATTCTAAAATTAAATAgcttatatttatatagcagtGCAGTAGACTGTAGGGATTTTCATCCAAATGAATTATAATAAGCACATTTCCAGGATACTGTTGTGGATAAAAGTgacttttaatttgtcacattACATTGTGTTACTCTTTGTGCTTTAGTGCAATTTCATACAATAGAGAGCAGTGTAGTTAAAATAGGGTAAATCCCTGTCCTCGATATTTTATTAGGTGAGTGGGAGAAACACCTGTATAGGAGACACACTCTGTGTGTTCTCATGTGCTGAGTGGAATGATGCATTTAGATGGTGAAGATAAGAGAAATGCAATATGTGCTTGTGCTTCTTCCAGCAGGAAGGTATAATCTACATACCTCTTCCGTGGTTCCACTTGTTTATAACACAGCACTTTGATACTTTAGTCGTTTTCACTTcagttgtttattttcagaTCTTGTGGCATTTTCTTTGAAACCAGAACAACAGTGTGGTCACGCTGAGCTCCTGCCTCGGTGCCACCAGTTTTGCAGCTCACCACAACATTGATCCGGCCCCTTTAGCGAGCTGGCTGGCAGTCTTGCCAAACTTCCTATTTTTGCACAAAAGCTAGACAGCAACAATATTTCAACAAGGATCCCAAAAAAGGCTGCTAAATGATCAGTTCCAGTCTTTAAGTATGAGGAAGTGTAGAGGATTCATACTTAACCCATCTGTTGCCAACTGCTACAATATACAGCCTATAACTATGAATTAAGGTGTGGTGGTCACTGtcattttcctcttttcatcAGGTGGATCATGCAGCCAACAGAACCCAGTTTGGGAACAAGATCCACAACTATGGAGCCATCCAGGAGAAGATGGCTCGCATGACCATGCTGCAATATGTCACCGAGGTCGGACCACTTAACAGTGAATTCATCTGTACGACTGTCTGATTCACATTTATCTCAGCTTTCTCTTTTGACATTGAAATGTATAATGCTGATTCTGATCAATTCAGCGGCGTTGAACCAAATATTGCCACTATCTAACAGCATCAGACATTCTTGCCTGTTTGACCGTTCTGTGCAACGGCTTAATCTGCACGTTTAGCCAGTTTATTGCTATCTCGCTGGTTTATATGTAGTACAAAGCATGTGTTTACAGAAGTAGATTTTGATGTTGATTTCCTGCCTAACAAACCCCCTTTTTAAATTTACCTAGCAAACATGTTACACTTCGTTTACCCTTTGCATTATTGTGTACTGGTGCCgaaaatttctgcagcacagATGAACAAGATGTCATAAATTGATGCTGATGGTATTACTTCGGTATCTTTTTGCAGTCAATGGCTTACATGATCAGCGGCAACATGGACAGTGGAGCAACTGAATTCCAGATAGAAGCTGCCATCAGCAAGATCTTTGCCTCTGTAAGAACTTAAATAACACAATAGTTTAACTGGTTAATCATGCATACTCCAGGTGCTAATAGTTTCTATAATCCCTGGCTGACTCTAACACAAGTGTGTATTCTTGGAAACACAACACCCCCTATGTTCCTTATTCTGTGGAAGACTGAAGACTTGGTGGTAGAGGAAGTAGATGTGTCAAGGCTTGTTTGCTTAATTGAGATGAAATTTGATTGTGTATTTGGAAAAGCAAAAGTTCActtgcatctgtgtgtttgttcaaaATTGTGACAGGAAGCAGCATGGACTGTGACTGACGAGTGTATTCAAGTTATGGGTGGCATGGGTTTCATGAAGGTGAGTGCTCAGTCCACATCCTGCTTTATACAAATCCGGGGACCGCTGAGAAGCTGCATGtgacaaacaaatatatatatatatatatataatatacacacacacacacactgtttatgtTATGGCAACACCTTtatgtttctaaaaaaaactCACGTACACATATGTGGTATTGAGTTGCTACATGCAAGacacagaaaatactgaaaccACACTGAGGGTTTTTTCAGTTAAGAAAACGAATCAACCAAGAAGTTCACAAGAATAGACTGGTACAAGCTAGCTGAAGATATGTGGACGAAGTGAAGTTGTGTAAACAATAGTGTTGTTCTGCTTAAAATAAACCAGATGATACAGTAGTCCACCCCTCTAACAGACGTGCTGATTTGCCGGGCTCTCAATACAGTGGAAAGTTTGCCCAGTCATGGAACAACACTTTAAAAGCACTAACTGCAGAGGTGGCAATTCTGTCGCAAATTGTACTCCTCATGCACTTacatggggtggacaaaataatttaatgcaaTTTAGTTTAACAACACTGCAATTTACAATCTTGAAATTCCCACAACCTTGAcagaatttgaacattttaagcTTCACAAATATACTTATTATGGCCTGTTGTGTTGTATTGATACTGATGTTGTATTGCAGatgttttctgtaattttgtCCACTTCATGTTTCTACAAGTTGTGAAATTAGTTGTGGGGTATGAGCTGTGTAAAAGGAAGATGGGGAAAACACTGATACAACAGAATTTGATCAATTATGGTCACATTGTGCATTTTGagtcagtgtttcatttcacCAAGGAAGTTAAATCAGAAGTGTTCgctgtacattttcatttctgctCTTCGACACAGAATACATATTCTGTGCAGCCAAAAATATGAACAGCGACTTTCACATGCAGAATTCAAAAGCGCAGATATGAAAAGTCTATTCCTGTTTTGCAACTGTTGTTTTCACTACCGTATTTGATCTCAGCGAGAAGCTGATATGTCTTATCTGTAAGATATGATAAATAACACTGCTCATTTCCCCATGTTGACTGTTCAGTATGCTAATACAAACATGTGGCTTTACCAAAGATTTCACAGACTAAAATCAAGACTGACTATCAATGCAAAATATATGCAGATTATTGCAGCGTTAATCCAGGTAGGATTtagttgaaaaagaaaatagccTATGCTCTTTTACTATAGAGTACAAGTAGAAGGTCATCATCTTTCTGTATCTGTTTCCACAGGACTCTGGAGTGGAGAGAGTGATGAGGGATCTGAGAATCTTCCGAATCTTCGAGGGCACCAATGACATCCTGAGGCTCTTTGTGGCCCTCAATGGCTTCCAGGTAAAATTATACCtcctttgttgtgttttctttctctgtctcggTTGTGGTGATAATGCCTGTGTGGAAAGGTACAGACGCTCTGGCGAGAGAAAGTGTTTTCTGCTTGCTGTCTGAAACTCCTAACAGTACTTCCTATGTGCTTTTACAAGACGCTGTAATATCTTATAGGTTTAAAAATGCATCTGTGTTGAGCCTGTGTTTCCTAACACTCAGTTCCTTGTCAACCTGTTCTTCTTCTTAAAGTAAAGCTGACTGGGATGCTGTCGGTGTGCCCAGTCAGTCTCAACTAATTGGCGGAGAGGAAGGGCCAATTCAATAGAATGTAATCCTGCTCTATTACGGCACACTTCTCGTGCTTACTCTAGTCAGGAAAGATTTTAAGGTATTAGTGGAGattagttagtttagtttattatcCTTTAGGAaattctctttgtgtctgtggcaACTGTCACACAAATACAACCACAACTAAAGACAGACATTTAACAGCAGAGTGCTCCACAACCACATCGCCAACAATCAAGAATTaagtacaacaaaatgcaaGTGACACACCCTTCCCATCAAAAGAATTAGTTTAACATAAATATGCTGGAAGGTATGAAGGATCTCTGGGCAAAGGGTAGTCCGTACCCTGTACTTCCATCCTCATGGTAACACCTCATGTTCACCATAGAGAGGGTGTGATACATCACTGAGGACTGCCCGCACCACTCAGGACTCACAAagcagtgtgttgttgttgacccGCAATCTTACTAGACACATTAACAATCTTACTAAGTTTACTCTTGTTAACTATAGACAGTGAGAAATACCaagcaataaaacagaaagttaTAATGCTCTCCACAAATGAACGCTAAAACAACCAGTATCTGTCTCTCCACTCCAAACTGTCGAAGCTTACGCATGAAGTATAATTAATCCTCTCTTGTAAAAGACCCCATGACAGTTTTACATCAATTACTGTCCCCTAGATATTTATATACATCTACAACTTCAGTACAGTCACCGTTCATAGCTACTCATTGGTCTGTCCTTCTTCTGCTTGCTCTgaaatcaaaaataatttttttagttttcttggTTTTTAGCTGAAGAAAAACTGGCTTGACACCGATCAACAAACTCATCCACACATCCATGATACTTGATTTGATCACTgaagatgaaacaaacacaaaccattAAATGTCATGTTCTAGATCCaccctttttttttactaagCAACTGTGTTACGTTCCTGGGAACACCCTGACTCTGATGCAAGTCAAGAACTTGGTGTGAAAGGGAGTTATTGGTTAACCTGTTCCACAgtgtattttataatatatgttatattgtacatttttattcatagaCAGGATAACTACTATCAGCTAATGAGCTAACGAATTAGCCGTTTCTGCTCGGACGTCAGCCACAAGGGCAAAGTGACATGATGACGGATGGAACTGATGCATCAATTAATTGCACACATCACACTGGTGAGAatagcaaagagaaaaaaaggaatgcaggaatctctcatgtgaaataacccaAACtgctaactttggcagaaaatagtgtgttcatgtaggatccTGTCACTTGTAGTAAGAACCTGATTGAGAAAATCGAGGTTTTAATCAGTAGCCTCTGTCATTGACTCATGTGTTTCCCTCTCTGCTTCCCTCCAGAATGCTGGTAACCAGTTGAAGAGCTTGCAGAAGGCCCTGAAGAACCCCCTTGGCAACGCTGGGTTGCTCGCAGGAGAACTCACAAAGAGAGCCAAAAggttgcatctctctctctctctctcatactcacacacacacacacacacacacacagttgccaCAGTGTCACAATTTCCTGTACTTTCTTCACTTTTTAAAGTGATGGAAAACTTCCTGCAGCAGTTTAGTCAGTGCTTTCAGACAGGCTTTGTGTGCTGTTCAAGTGCAGACAAGGCTCATCTTACTGTCACTCTAATGCAGCTAATGTGTCTGTATCCCCTTTGTCCTCCCCACATCTCCAACACTGCCATTTAGCACTTCATTGCCGAAAGCACTGACGTCTGAACACCAGAACTGCTGGAATTTACTCAAAACTGTTAGCTTTTGAACCTCATAGACTAGAATTATTTTTCCTGCAGAAACACATACCTTTTTTGAGTTAcctataataaatacaaaatgttctttttatttacaggtaAAGAAATTCTTAATTACACCGGTTTTGGATAAGTCAACTGACATGATATATGATATACACTCTAACATGATATACAACAGAACTATATCAGTGAAAATGGGTGAATTTTACCCCATGGTGGTTCTAGTTTGATGAGAGAACAGCTCTAATGACAGAACAGATGCACTTCAGTTTTAAACAGTGAAGCTGTTTTGAATTGCTGCATAGTGGCAGAACAGATCCAGTGTAGACACAGATGGAGGACTGCGAATTCTGCTGTTGTGATGCCTTTCACCACATGACAGGTGTAGAAAATGGTGTAAATGTACTTCCTCAGTAGCCTGTTGATATAACAACTGTCTTCTTCTGTTGTCTTTGTAGGAAGGCAGGTTTGGGCACAGGTCTGACACTGCAGGGAACTGTACATCCTGAGCTGGCACATAGCGGTGAACTGGTGTGTTTAAATATATGgctaaaatggaaaatgtatcacaaaacaaaaaaaggttgaaGTGGTAGCTTGTACTGTGTGAGTGGGTGTTCAAGTGGCTGCTTGACAGGACACTTTTTTGCATATGGGATTTTTCTGCTTTGTTGCCTTTAATTACTGATTTCCACTTCAGTGTCCTGTCGCCTATTTCTCTCCGtgagcattgtgttttgttttttctctctctactgATTTCTAGACCATTAAGGCCATTGAACAGTTCGGAGCGGTCATTGAGGAGCTGCTGATCAAACATGGAAAGAAGATCattggtgagtgtgtgtgtgtgtgtgtgtgtgtgtgtgtgtgtgtgaagatgagAGAACCCCCCGTGggtgtagaaaaaaaaatcccagctGGTACAGTTTGGGGGTTTCGGCTGGAGGTAGTCTCTTCAGACGTTgcaattgcttttttttttttgagagagTTCTAGAAAATCTTATTGTTCACAGAATTGTTAGGATCATGTCTAAATTTTTGGGCTAACTATCCTCTTATCACTTggtatgtttgttttgtaatagCGTAACAAGTTTGAGTCAACTCAATAAGCAGTTTCCTGTTGCAGATGAACAGTTTGTTCTGAAGAGAGTTGCAGACAGTGCCATTGACCTCTACGCTATGGTGGTTGTTCTGTCCAGGTACGCAAACACTCAAACAAGAGAATAAACATTGTCATggctctctgtttgtcttttatttatgtttttaaaaacattttttaccaACCACTcggtctctctctgtcctgtttcactctttcatctcctctcttgCTACATACTCCCACTTACTTTCTCTATGGTCTACTTTTGTTCCACATACATACTCCTACGCAGCCTAAAGTAAAATTTTTacgtgtttgtttttttttgttttgtttttttcctctgcagggCTTCACGCTCTCTGAGTCAGGGCTCTGCCTCAGCTCAGCATGAGAAGATGCTGTGTGAGACCTGGTGTATGGAGGTAAGATCCTTGTCAAAGCcagaaacactgacaaaaaatgtcTGTATGGTGAGATTGTATCATGTAATTAAgatatattgaatattttatagtaaatgtaaacaaaacgaGGTGTGAAgctatataatttaatttttataattttttcttATTCTAGTCAAGGGTGTTTCCTCAACAGTTTCATCAGTATTAGTGCTTTATGCTTGTAATTGTTTGGTGCCGTCATTAATAGATGGACAGGGTTGGGTGAAAGTTAGAGAAAATCAAACATCACTGATTTTGGCCAAAAAGCTCTAtcttaatatatattataataatgtcATAATACTCTACATCATGCTAATTACTCAGAGGGAAGATTCAGGAAGACAATCAATAATAATGTAGATAAGGTTACCAGACATACACcattcatttttcacttttaatatCTGCATTCCACAACTTCAAATGAGATacttaaaatggaaaaaacatcACGACCTGCTTTGACAGAAATGCAGTATTGCTGGCATTATGTAGAACAAAAATATGGACATTTTAGATGACCTTTCATTacaattttttgtcttttattagtAGAATATGTGTGAcgttttaaaatactgaattgttaaaagaaaagtaTAATTcgttattaattaattcaaacacAACCCATGTAGCATAATCCTAAAGTAGGTTGTAGAATTGACACTGTTTTGTTGTCTCACCTGGGCGACAAACTAATGCATTTTACAAAGTCAGTAAACAGCGTCACCTTATCTATGATCTAGTTTTGAATCTAAAATGTTTCCACACTTTACTTTAGTGTCATGAATCCATTCAGCACGATGATTTAACTTTAAAAGATGTAGCAGGAAAATTCTAAACATGAACTAATCTAACTTGATTTAATGC
This sequence is a window from Siniperca chuatsi isolate FFG_IHB_CAS linkage group LG22, ASM2008510v1, whole genome shotgun sequence. Protein-coding genes within it:
- the acadvl gene encoding very long-chain specific acyl-CoA dehydrogenase, mitochondrial, whose translation is MLLRKVSQSSALCGTILRIPPVLSGGQRHAGAVIAVQNGRLYANQAAQAVLEKPAAVGSDAATKVEKTTVAAESKSFAVNIFKGQIQTAQVFPYPSALNEEQEQFLRELVGPVSKFFEEVNDPAKNDVLEKVEDHTMQGLKEMGAFGLQVPVDHGGLGLSNTQYARLVEIVGSHDLGVGITLGAHQSIGFKGILLFGNPAQKEKYLPKLATGEHVAAFCLTEPASGSDAASIKTTAVQSPCGKYFTLSGSKIWISNGGLAEIFTVFAKTPMKDPKTGEMKDKISAFIVERSFGGVTHGPPEKKMGIKASNTAEVYFDNVRVPADCVLGEVGGGFKVAMNILNNGRFGMAAALSGTMKGVITKAVDHAANRTQFGNKIHNYGAIQEKMARMTMLQYVTESMAYMISGNMDSGATEFQIEAAISKIFASEAAWTVTDECIQVMGGMGFMKDSGVERVMRDLRIFRIFEGTNDILRLFVALNGFQNAGNQLKSLQKALKNPLGNAGLLAGELTKRAKRKAGLGTGLTLQGTVHPELAHSGELTIKAIEQFGAVIEELLIKHGKKIIDEQFVLKRVADSAIDLYAMVVVLSRASRSLSQGSASAQHEKMLCETWCMEAYERIMRDIKSLRSSESRQLFKNMRAISTAVVENGGVVAPHPLGF